Proteins from a genomic interval of Watersipora subatra chromosome 10, tzWatSuba1.1, whole genome shotgun sequence:
- the LOC137407180 gene encoding tubulin--tyrosine ligase-like has translation MPNGAVPVRQLLPRIMTYILINRDPNSSIYKQVAKTLLARGSWKRAGPSSLNFNLMFGDRNNLPYNQLGQQPGQIQLVNYYRGSSELCRKVSSFRLLRSYREQFGLEGYDFLPESYIIVPKSSHSANQPPVKDDRDSLLERHTNSDHIWIAKISTGSKGLGIIISRNIQELLSAIDGQGQSHIVQRYIETPLLLPKNRKFDIRVWVLLDQQYNVYIYREGVVRTCSDAYDPHDITKLTSHLSNHCLQEQLSPNFGLYEPNNEIFFSEFDSILTQISSGRCSLYTDILPQVDKVVSECLLAIQTKISPTGFDYQSFQLFGFDFLLDDTYKVWLLEINGAPAASRSLRDEMADSIIQVCIDPIFPEGANLSPEIKHNFRPLDFVRGN, from the exons aTGCCTAATGGTGctgttcc GGTTAGACAACTCTTGCCGAGAATCATGACATACATACTCATAAATAGAGACCCAAATAGCAGCATCTACAAACAGGTCGCTAAAACATTGCTTGCACGAGGTAGTTGGAAAAGGGCAGGGCCAAGTTCTCTTAACTTCAATCTTATGTTCGGAGACCGAAACAATCTTCCTTATAACCAGCTAG GTCAGCAACCAGGACAGATTCAACTGGTCAACTACTACAGGGGGTCCTCAGAGTTGTGCAGGAAAGTCTCATCCTTCAG GCTTTTAAGAAGCTACAGGGAGCAATTTGGATTGGAAGGTTATGACTTTCTACCTGAGTCATATATTATTGTACCAAAGTCTTCCCACTCAGCCAATCAACCACCTGTTAAG GATGACAGAGATTCACTGCTGGAAAGGCACACTAACAGCGATCATATCTGGATAGCCAAAATTTCTACCGGTTCAAAGG GATTAGGAATTATCATCTCACGGAATATTCAGGAGCTGCTATCAGCAATAGATGGCCAAGGACAGTCACATATTGTACAAAGGTACATAGAAACCCCTCTTCTTTTACCCAAAAACAGAAAGTTTGATATTAGAGTGTGGGTTCTACTCGACCAACAGTacaatgtttatatatacagagAAGGAGTTGTCAGAACTTGTTCAG ATGCATATGACCCACATGATATCACTAAACTAACAAGTCACCTCTCTAACCACTGTCTTCAGGAGCAACTATCTCCTAACTTTGGCCTATATGAACCTAACAATGAGATATTTTTTTCCGAGTTTGATAG TATACTCACCCAGATATCATCTGGTAGATGCAGCCTCTATACTGACATCCTGCCACAGGTGGACAAGGTAGTGTCTGAATGTCTACTCGCTATTCAAACT AAGATCTCACCTACTGGATTTGACTACCAGAGTTTTCAACTCTTTGGGTTTGATTTCCTCTTAGATGATACTTATAAAGTCTGGCTTTTAGAGATCAATGGAGCTCCAGCCGCTAGCCG CTCCCTGAGGGATGAGATGGCCGATTCTATTATACAAGTGTGCATAGATCCGATTTTTCCTGAAGGAGCAAACTTGTCACCTGAAATTAAACATAATTTCCGACCGCTAGATTTTGTTCGTGGCAACTGA